Proteins from a single region of Ammoniphilus oxalaticus:
- a CDS encoding response regulator transcription factor, giving the protein MVTSKVLLADDDPNVREIIRLYFEQQQIDLLEADNGKTALELATSHELDLIILDVMMPGLDGFDVCREIRKNSDVPIIMLTAKDEEIDRILGLELGADDYMSKPFSPRELVARMKAIFRRMQVKETKPETDDGVKVLGFDELTIDISRREVIANGEKLSFRPKEFDLLVCLAKSPGHVFSREQLLEQIWGYDFFGDVRTIDVHIKKIRKHLSGLKTDFIRTMWGVGYKFEVESD; this is encoded by the coding sequence GTGGTAACTAGCAAGGTATTGCTCGCTGATGACGATCCAAATGTTCGTGAGATTATTCGCCTGTATTTTGAGCAACAACAGATCGATTTGCTTGAAGCGGATAATGGAAAAACAGCGCTTGAATTAGCGACAAGCCATGAACTAGATTTAATCATCTTAGATGTGATGATGCCTGGGCTTGATGGATTTGATGTTTGTCGAGAAATTCGCAAAAACTCAGATGTGCCGATAATCATGTTAACTGCGAAGGACGAGGAGATTGATCGAATTCTCGGTCTCGAATTGGGCGCCGATGACTATATGAGTAAACCGTTCAGTCCCCGAGAGCTCGTCGCTCGGATGAAGGCTATCTTTCGTAGAATGCAAGTCAAAGAAACGAAACCTGAGACGGATGATGGTGTAAAGGTGCTCGGATTTGATGAATTAACGATTGATATTTCACGTCGAGAAGTGATTGCAAATGGAGAAAAACTATCTTTTCGACCCAAAGAATTTGATTTACTCGTTTGCTTGGCGAAATCCCCCGGTCACGTTTTTTCGAGGGAACAGTTGCTAGAGCAAATTTGGGGCTATGATTTCTTTGGCGATGTTCGAACGATTGATGTCCATATTAAAAAAATTCGGAAACACCTGTCTGGTCTGAAGACCGATTTTATTCGGACGATGTGGGGGGTCGGATATAAGTTTGAGGTTGAATCAGATTGA